The proteins below are encoded in one region of Fibrella aestuarina BUZ 2:
- the rplM gene encoding 50S ribosomal protein L13, with translation MDTLSYKTVSANKGTANKEWIVVDAKDAIVGRLASQIAARIRGKHKPNFTPHADCGDNVIVINAEKIRFTGRKMTEKVYVRHTGYPGGQRFATPRIMLEKTPERVLEHAIRGMLPKNRLGRRLFTNLYVYTGETHPHAAQQPKEIKF, from the coding sequence GTGGATACGTTAAGCTACAAAACTGTTTCGGCCAACAAAGGGACCGCAAACAAGGAGTGGATCGTCGTTGACGCAAAGGATGCCATTGTAGGTCGTCTGGCTAGCCAGATTGCGGCCCGCATTCGTGGCAAACACAAGCCCAACTTCACCCCCCACGCTGATTGCGGTGACAATGTCATCGTAATCAACGCCGAGAAAATCCGGTTTACGGGCCGGAAAATGACCGAGAAAGTGTATGTGCGGCACACGGGTTATCCCGGTGGCCAGCGTTTTGCAACGCCCCGCATCATGCTCGAAAAAACGCCTGAGCGCGTTCTCGAACACGCCATCCGTGGCATGTTGCCCAAAAACCGTCTGGGCCGCCGTTTATTCACCAATCTGTACGTGTACACGGGTGAGACTCACCCCCACGCGGCGCAGCAACCGAAAGAAATCAAATTCTAA
- a CDS encoding mechanosensitive ion channel family protein: MTPHLPNLYEILINTFRSLITQFVSFVPNLIGAIVVLAIGILVARVTASVVKKLLQGAGFDRLGDKLNEIDIIRQLQTEIKLSDIVSKVLYYFILLVFLSAATETLGIAAITGMVTSLVNFIPKLIAAAIMLQVGVLVADVLKRGVVSLCQSFGIASGRLLGMVVFFFFLIITIISALGQAGINTELLESSFNLLIGGIVFAFAIGYGFASRDVMANLVSSFYSKSRFKEGQIIRLDGITGRIVHVDATSLTLQTGESKTSIPMQLLQTKTIEFLES; the protein is encoded by the coding sequence ATGACTCCCCACCTACCGAACTTGTACGAAATACTAATCAATACCTTTCGCTCACTCATTACGCAGTTTGTGAGCTTCGTTCCAAACCTGATCGGCGCCATCGTCGTCTTGGCCATTGGTATACTAGTGGCTCGCGTGACAGCCTCTGTGGTTAAAAAGCTGTTGCAGGGAGCTGGGTTTGATCGATTGGGCGACAAACTCAACGAGATCGATATCATCCGGCAATTGCAAACCGAGATCAAGCTAAGCGATATCGTCTCTAAGGTGCTCTATTATTTCATTTTGCTTGTTTTTCTGTCGGCAGCCACCGAAACCCTGGGCATTGCCGCCATCACGGGCATGGTGACATCGCTGGTCAATTTTATCCCGAAGCTCATTGCCGCCGCGATTATGCTACAGGTCGGTGTGCTGGTTGCCGACGTGCTGAAACGAGGCGTTGTGAGCCTTTGCCAATCCTTTGGTATTGCGTCGGGGCGGTTGTTGGGAATGGTTGTCTTTTTCTTTTTTCTGATCATCACCATCATCTCGGCCCTGGGTCAGGCGGGCATCAACACCGAATTGCTGGAATCGAGCTTTAACCTACTCATTGGCGGGATCGTCTTCGCTTTTGCGATCGGGTATGGCTTTGCCTCACGCGATGTCATGGCCAATCTGGTATCCTCTTTCTACAGCAAAAGCCGCTTCAAAGAAGGTCAGATCATTCGGCTAGACGGGATTACGGGCCGGATCGTCCATGTCGATGCCACGTCGCTAACCCTGCAAACCGGCGAATCGAAGACGAGTATCCCGATGCAGTTGCTTCAGACGAAAACCATTGAATTTTTAGAGTCTTAG
- the murD gene encoding UDP-N-acetylmuramoyl-L-alanine--D-glutamate ligase, protein MRLVILGGGESGVGAALLGQAKGYDVFLSDRGLLKATYKQTLEAAGIPFEEGQHTESLILNATEVVKSPGIPDTVPLVTKLREQGTAILSEIEFAARYTRAKLIGITGSNGKTTTTLLTYHLLKTAGYNVGLAGNIGESFAKQVISDTFDYFVLELSSFQLDTMYQTRLDTAVLLNITPDHLDRYGYVFQNYIDSKFRILQNLRPTDTFIYFRENAPTMQELATRQPDVYALPISLESQPSPGGYVADGHLTAQFRDRTFQIDTAPLPLKGPHNALNMLAATLAALSVDVPDAAISEGLGTFQNAAHRMEPVGTINGVRFINDSKATNVDSVFYALSSMDVPTIWIAGGQDKGNDYSQLDAVARQHVKALICLGVDNQKLVDHFGHMFTTIRETQRVTEAVQLALDLAQPGDAVLLSPACASFDLFKNYEDRGEQFKQAVKSLMKNVK, encoded by the coding sequence ATGCGATTAGTAATTCTTGGCGGGGGCGAGTCGGGCGTAGGAGCTGCGCTGTTAGGGCAAGCCAAAGGGTACGACGTCTTCCTGTCTGACCGTGGGCTGCTGAAAGCCACCTACAAGCAAACGCTGGAAGCCGCGGGCATTCCTTTTGAAGAAGGCCAGCATACCGAGTCGCTCATTCTGAACGCCACGGAGGTTGTGAAGAGCCCCGGCATTCCCGACACCGTTCCGCTGGTTACCAAACTGCGCGAGCAGGGAACGGCCATCCTGTCGGAGATTGAGTTTGCCGCGCGCTACACCCGCGCCAAACTGATCGGCATTACGGGCAGCAACGGTAAAACCACCACCACCCTACTCACCTACCACCTGCTGAAAACGGCAGGCTACAACGTGGGGCTGGCCGGCAACATCGGCGAGAGCTTTGCCAAGCAGGTCATTTCCGATACGTTCGACTATTTCGTACTGGAACTCAGTAGTTTCCAGCTGGATACGATGTACCAAACCCGTCTCGACACGGCGGTGCTGCTCAACATCACGCCTGACCACCTCGACCGGTATGGGTACGTGTTCCAGAACTACATCGACAGCAAGTTTCGAATCTTGCAGAACCTGCGCCCGACCGATACGTTCATTTATTTCCGCGAGAACGCCCCGACGATGCAGGAACTGGCCACCCGCCAACCCGACGTATATGCCTTACCGATCTCGCTCGAAAGCCAGCCATCGCCCGGTGGGTACGTTGCCGACGGCCACCTGACAGCCCAGTTTCGCGACCGAACGTTTCAGATCGACACGGCCCCGTTGCCGTTGAAAGGCCCACACAATGCCCTGAATATGCTGGCCGCCACCCTGGCTGCGCTCTCGGTCGACGTACCTGACGCGGCCATCTCCGAAGGGCTGGGTACGTTCCAGAACGCCGCTCACCGCATGGAGCCCGTTGGTACGATCAATGGCGTACGTTTCATCAACGACTCGAAAGCCACCAACGTCGATTCGGTCTTTTACGCCCTGTCGAGCATGGACGTACCCACCATCTGGATTGCGGGCGGGCAAGACAAAGGCAACGACTACAGTCAGCTCGACGCAGTAGCCCGCCAGCATGTCAAAGCGCTGATTTGCCTTGGCGTCGACAACCAGAAGCTGGTTGATCACTTTGGGCATATGTTTACTACCATCCGCGAAACGCAACGCGTAACCGAAGCGGTGCAGCTGGCACTCGATCTGGCACAACCCGGCGACGCGGTGCTCCTTTCCCCCGCTTGTGCCAGCTTTGATCTCTTCAAAAACTACGAAGACCGGGGCGAGCAGTTTAAGCAGGCCGTGAAATCTTTAATGAAGAATGTAAAATGA
- the mscL gene encoding large conductance mechanosensitive channel protein MscL gives MIKEFRTFIAQGNVLDLAVGVIIGAAFGKITTSLVEDILNPIIGLILPAGDLAQAKIVLKEAVGTEPEVAIRYGNFLNIVIQFLIVAWVIFLIVKAANRLKLSSSAEAK, from the coding sequence ATGATTAAAGAATTCCGCACATTCATTGCACAGGGCAATGTGCTTGATCTGGCCGTTGGTGTAATCATTGGTGCTGCCTTTGGCAAGATTACCACCTCACTGGTTGAAGACATTTTGAACCCGATTATTGGTTTAATTCTGCCAGCTGGTGACCTGGCACAGGCAAAAATCGTCTTGAAGGAGGCAGTCGGCACCGAGCCGGAAGTTGCGATCCGTTACGGAAACTTTCTCAACATCGTCATTCAGTTTCTGATTGTGGCGTGGGTTATTTTTCTAATTGTGAAGGCAGCAAACCGGTTAAAACTATCTAGTTCAGCGGAAGCCAAATAG
- the rpsI gene encoding 30S ribosomal protein S9, producing the protein MERINTIGRRKTAVARIYMQPGNGTITVNGKELNTYFPTEVLQIITRQPFATVKADATYDVKVNVRGGGVTGQAEATRMAISRALVEANAENRPALKKEGFLTRDSRMVERKKPGRKKARRRFQFSKR; encoded by the coding sequence ATGGAGCGTATTAACACCATCGGTCGCCGGAAAACCGCTGTTGCCCGCATTTACATGCAGCCAGGTAACGGAACCATCACGGTTAACGGAAAAGAACTGAACACGTACTTCCCGACCGAAGTACTGCAAATCATCACCCGCCAGCCGTTCGCCACGGTGAAAGCCGACGCAACTTACGACGTGAAAGTAAACGTTCGGGGTGGCGGCGTAACGGGTCAGGCTGAAGCTACGCGCATGGCCATCTCACGCGCGCTGGTTGAAGCCAATGCCGAAAACCGCCCGGCCCTCAAGAAAGAAGGCTTCCTGACGCGGGATTCGCGCATGGTTGAACGGAAAAAGCCCGGCCGGAAAAAGGCCCGTCGTCGCTTCCAGTTCAGCAAGCGTTAA
- a CDS encoding FtsW/RodA/SpoVE family cell cycle protein — protein MTLSIRDFVRDNLKGDRQIWWIVLFLSILSVLVVYSATGTIAYQKMGGNTEAYLFKHGALVVLGLGCMFLAHRVNYIHYARLSKFGLYLSVPLLIWAYFKGANLNDASRWITIPLINQTFQPSDLAKLALISNLAAMLAKRQRVAYEPQVLVNMIGWIGLICALIVISNASTALLLGATCFLLMYIGRVPRGYLAGMVLFCLVAGGFALVVGQRYQTFVGRISRFQDNEKIDFQVEQSYIALANGGLTGQGPGNSHQRNFLPHPYSDFIYAIIVEEYGLLGGIAVLLAYLWLLTRGMRAIRSSTRPFGGLLSAGLTFSIVIQAMINMSVAVGLVPVTGLPLPLLSMGGTSLLFTGAAIGIVISVSRDEADESKL, from the coding sequence ATGACCCTCTCCATCCGCGATTTTGTCCGGGACAACCTGAAAGGCGACCGCCAAATCTGGTGGATCGTGCTGTTTCTGTCCATCCTGAGCGTGCTGGTCGTGTACAGCGCGACGGGCACCATTGCCTACCAGAAAATGGGTGGCAACACCGAAGCTTACCTCTTCAAGCATGGGGCGCTGGTGGTGCTGGGTCTTGGCTGTATGTTTCTGGCGCACCGTGTCAACTACATTCACTACGCCCGACTCTCCAAATTCGGGCTTTATCTGTCTGTTCCGTTACTGATCTGGGCGTATTTCAAGGGGGCCAACCTCAACGATGCCTCCCGCTGGATCACCATCCCCCTGATTAACCAGACGTTTCAGCCATCCGATTTGGCCAAACTAGCCTTGATCTCGAATCTGGCGGCGATGCTGGCTAAGCGGCAGCGCGTCGCCTACGAGCCACAGGTGCTAGTGAACATGATCGGCTGGATTGGCCTGATCTGCGCCCTGATCGTGATCTCCAACGCCTCCACCGCGCTGCTGCTGGGGGCCACCTGCTTCCTGCTCATGTACATCGGGCGGGTGCCGCGTGGGTATCTGGCGGGCATGGTACTGTTTTGCCTCGTGGCGGGCGGTTTTGCGCTGGTCGTTGGGCAGCGGTATCAAACGTTCGTAGGCCGGATCAGCCGATTTCAGGACAATGAGAAAATCGATTTTCAGGTCGAGCAGTCGTACATCGCGCTGGCCAATGGCGGCCTGACGGGGCAAGGGCCTGGCAACAGTCATCAGCGCAATTTTCTACCGCACCCCTACTCCGATTTCATCTACGCCATCATTGTCGAAGAATACGGGCTGCTAGGCGGTATCGCGGTGCTGCTGGCCTATCTCTGGCTGCTGACGCGGGGCATGCGAGCCATCCGAAGTAGTACGCGGCCCTTCGGCGGGCTGCTTTCGGCGGGGCTAACGTTCAGCATCGTTATTCAGGCCATGATCAACATGTCGGTAGCCGTTGGCCTTGTCCCCGTTACGGGCCTGCCACTCCCGTTGCTCAGTATGGGCGGAACGTCGCTGCTCTTCACCGGCGCGGCCATCGGGATTGTCATCAGTGTCAGCCGCGACGAAGCCGACGAAAGTAAATTATAA
- the tsf gene encoding translation elongation factor Ts, translated as MAITAADVNKLRQETGAGMMDCKKALTEANGDFEEAKAILRKQGQKIADKRADNATAEGIVLAHVSEDGGVGRIIALACETEPVSKVADFQNLAMATMSNAVATQANNKEALLSATQADGRTLQDHITDLMGKIGEKIDIIAYEVVTAEKVVSYIHSNGKLGVLVGLTNTSGTDVTEVGKDVAMQIAAMKPIALDKDGVDTSVVEREIEIGKDQARNEGKPEAMLEKIALGRLNKFYKENTLLNQEFVKDGSLTIAQLLDKTSKGLTVSAFKRVSIG; from the coding sequence ATGGCGATCACCGCAGCAGACGTAAACAAACTCCGGCAGGAAACAGGTGCCGGTATGATGGATTGCAAAAAAGCCCTCACCGAGGCAAATGGCGATTTCGAAGAAGCTAAAGCCATTCTTCGCAAACAGGGTCAGAAAATTGCCGATAAGCGGGCCGACAACGCCACCGCTGAAGGCATCGTGCTGGCCCACGTCAGTGAAGATGGTGGCGTAGGCCGTATCATCGCGCTGGCTTGCGAAACCGAACCCGTTTCGAAAGTAGCCGACTTCCAGAATCTGGCCATGGCCACGATGAGCAATGCTGTAGCTACGCAGGCCAACAACAAAGAGGCCCTGCTTAGCGCCACACAGGCGGATGGCCGTACGCTGCAAGACCACATCACCGACCTGATGGGCAAAATCGGCGAGAAGATCGACATCATTGCTTACGAGGTCGTAACTGCCGAAAAAGTGGTGTCGTACATCCACTCGAATGGCAAATTGGGCGTGCTGGTAGGGCTGACCAACACCAGCGGTACCGACGTGACCGAAGTAGGCAAAGACGTAGCGATGCAGATCGCGGCCATGAAGCCTATTGCCCTTGATAAAGATGGCGTAGATACATCGGTGGTCGAACGTGAGATCGAAATCGGTAAAGATCAGGCTCGCAACGAAGGCAAGCCCGAGGCTATGCTGGAGAAGATCGCGTTGGGTCGCCTCAACAAATTTTACAAAGAGAATACCCTGCTGAACCAGGAGTTTGTTAAAGACGGCTCACTGACGATCGCCCAATTGCTTGACAAAACCAGCAAGGGTCTGACCGTATCTGCCTTCAAACGGGTGTCTATTGGTTAA
- a CDS encoding OmpA family protein produces the protein MKQRLLLLLALFTTLRATAQQPNLASTYQIAGRCHDYYTALGLKASISAVVDGKRQRLGECNDAGKFEPKTGTFSVSIPTRTTELILEMPGYRTVTLKVNFADDRPTDSPFALYYLGDMTPVDSLPKPEDLQHKHGQFLNCQIILPDSLHTDLLTYKLTNLETGKSNWVGTSARRHEGIIRLPVSAEPGEYMATLTDKEGRLLSVETVLVKPGITFKTVRAQKPADLAQEPLQRTQPADLDSAASSLPTTGNVPRPSITAPSRTTLYFDQSRYTLRTQVLPTLDSLADVLISSPLQATLTGYTDNVGALTPNITLSEYRTRTVATYLAGRGVPISRLTTQWKGPDSTATPDATEAVKAGSRRVEVRVAPRQ, from the coding sequence ATGAAACAGCGTCTTCTTCTCTTACTGGCCCTTTTTACTACGTTGCGGGCAACAGCGCAACAACCCAATCTAGCATCGACCTATCAGATTGCAGGCCGCTGTCACGATTATTATACGGCTCTTGGCCTGAAGGCCAGCATCTCTGCCGTTGTCGATGGCAAACGGCAGAGGTTGGGGGAATGTAACGACGCAGGCAAGTTTGAGCCCAAGACAGGAACCTTCAGTGTCTCCATCCCAACTCGTACTACTGAGTTGATTTTGGAAATGCCCGGCTATCGAACCGTCACCCTGAAGGTCAATTTTGCCGACGATAGACCAACTGACAGTCCATTTGCGCTATACTATCTTGGCGACATGACGCCTGTCGATTCATTACCGAAACCAGAAGACTTACAGCATAAACACGGTCAATTTCTGAATTGCCAGATTATCCTGCCCGATAGTTTGCACACCGATTTGCTTACCTACAAACTCACCAACCTAGAAACAGGAAAAAGCAACTGGGTTGGTACATCGGCTCGTAGGCATGAAGGCATCATCCGCCTGCCCGTGAGTGCCGAACCTGGCGAATACATGGCCACACTGACTGACAAGGAAGGCCGTTTGCTATCAGTCGAAACGGTACTTGTTAAGCCCGGTATTACGTTCAAAACCGTTCGCGCTCAGAAGCCAGCCGATCTGGCTCAAGAGCCTCTTCAACGTACCCAGCCCGCCGATCTTGATAGCGCCGCAAGCTCACTACCAACCACCGGCAACGTACCCAGACCCAGCATCACCGCGCCCAGCAGGACGACCCTCTATTTCGATCAAAGCAGATACACACTACGTACCCAGGTGCTACCCACACTCGACTCCCTGGCCGACGTGCTTATCAGTAGTCCTTTACAGGCTACCCTCACCGGCTATACCGATAATGTTGGCGCTCTAACGCCCAACATAACCTTGTCGGAGTATCGCACCCGCACGGTTGCCACGTACCTAGCGGGCCGCGGCGTACCCATCAGTCGGCTCACTACGCAGTGGAAAGGACCCGACTCCACGGCCACGCCCGATGCCACCGAAGCCGTTAAAGCTGGAAGTCGCCGCGTCGAGGTACGCGTAGCGCCCCGTCAGTAA
- a CDS encoding DUF3078 domain-containing protein — MLCKTLYAAALVGCTLTAAAQDPTTTQVTTNFKDTVSVKKDTTYWQKSITGGINLNQASFSNWVGGGVNSIAIGGVVAARALYEKGKTSWDNTADFQLGYITQRGVTRKSSDQLIIISVVGHKIAPKWDLFASGTFNSFFAPGFVYDKLPAGRSDFKVSSFFAPAQLTLAWGVAYKPNDEFSLRLSPFAPRFTFLADDAVRYRTGADGVIIPDPTAKAYGVEAGKSSRSEWLSLQLQAVWNKKLSENISLNARYQLYANYQTLSAIDHRVDLLLTAKLNRYLSTTFGVIALYDKDFFDGLQIQQSLGIGLIYNASTFRKK; from the coding sequence ATGCTCTGTAAAACGCTTTACGCGGCAGCCCTCGTCGGCTGCACGTTGACGGCTGCTGCGCAGGATCCCACCACGACGCAGGTAACCACTAACTTTAAAGATACCGTTTCAGTAAAAAAAGACACAACATACTGGCAGAAATCGATCACGGGTGGTATCAACCTCAATCAGGCCAGTTTCAGCAACTGGGTAGGCGGCGGCGTCAACTCGATTGCGATCGGGGGCGTTGTGGCAGCCCGCGCGCTCTACGAAAAAGGCAAAACGTCGTGGGATAACACGGCGGATTTCCAGCTGGGCTACATTACCCAACGCGGCGTTACACGCAAGTCATCCGACCAGCTGATCATCATTTCGGTGGTTGGGCACAAGATTGCCCCTAAGTGGGATCTGTTTGCCTCAGGTACGTTCAATTCCTTCTTTGCACCCGGCTTCGTGTATGACAAGTTGCCGGCGGGCCGGTCAGACTTCAAAGTGTCCAGCTTTTTTGCGCCGGCGCAGTTGACGCTTGCCTGGGGGGTAGCCTATAAACCGAACGACGAGTTCTCGTTGCGGCTGAGCCCGTTTGCCCCTCGTTTTACGTTCCTGGCCGATGATGCCGTTCGGTACCGAACGGGCGCCGACGGGGTGATTATTCCAGACCCAACGGCCAAAGCGTATGGCGTCGAGGCTGGGAAGTCGTCGCGTTCAGAGTGGTTATCACTGCAACTTCAGGCCGTCTGGAACAAAAAACTAAGCGAGAATATCAGTCTGAATGCCCGTTATCAGCTTTACGCCAATTACCAAACGCTCAGCGCCATCGATCACCGCGTTGATCTGCTGCTGACGGCCAAATTGAACCGGTACCTGAGCACGACGTTCGGCGTCATTGCACTTTACGACAAAGACTTCTTCGACGGTTTGCAGATTCAGCAGTCGCTCGGGATTGGGCTGATTTATAACGCCAGCACCTTCCGAAAAAAGTAA
- the gldD gene encoding gliding motility lipoprotein GldD codes for MTRLSFLLLPLVSLFVAACGSSQESADYVPKPKGYPRIDLPAARYVAIEPGHPYQFQVNQIARVLPDTFKRAEPHWIFVYYPTLKATVQLTYKPVNNDVERLRNLLGDAYKLTAKHNVKAYSIQQQKVKLKNGIAASLITLEGEVPTQFQFVTTDSTRHFLRGALYFDTATANDSLAPVIDYVRADMMQMLNTLVWKKD; via the coding sequence ATGACACGCCTTTCGTTCCTGCTACTCCCTTTAGTCAGTCTCTTCGTTGCCGCCTGTGGCTCCTCGCAGGAGTCAGCCGACTACGTACCCAAGCCTAAAGGGTACCCCCGCATCGATCTGCCGGCGGCCAGGTACGTTGCCATAGAGCCGGGCCATCCATACCAGTTTCAGGTGAACCAGATTGCCCGCGTGTTGCCCGATACGTTCAAACGAGCCGAACCGCACTGGATTTTCGTGTATTACCCCACGCTGAAAGCCACCGTTCAACTTACCTACAAGCCCGTCAATAACGACGTCGAACGGCTCCGCAATCTGCTGGGCGATGCCTACAAGCTGACGGCCAAGCACAACGTAAAAGCGTATTCGATTCAGCAGCAGAAAGTGAAACTGAAAAACGGCATTGCGGCCAGCCTGATTACCCTTGAAGGCGAAGTACCCACTCAGTTTCAGTTCGTCACGACCGACAGCACCCGCCATTTTCTGCGGGGCGCGCTTTACTTCGACACGGCTACGGCCAACGACTCGCTTGCCCCCGTGATCGACTATGTCCGCGCCGATATGATGCAGATGTTGAATACGCTAGTGTGGAAGAAGGACTAA
- a CDS encoding RNA polymerase sigma factor, which translates to MKHLSDEELVRLYIETQRDTYFEALYTRHCDKVFRKCLSFTKNKAKAEDFTHDIFLRIVTKLSSFREQAKFSTWLYSVTYNHCMDQMRSPRQREVYAEDMYETLGTYADDNDADLVEMEAQRLNRALNYLTPDERGLLLMKYQEDISIRDIADTQKITESAVKMRLMRAKEKLRRRYLEALIFWLLIAIKALTAWK; encoded by the coding sequence ATGAAACATTTATCCGACGAGGAATTGGTGCGTCTCTACATTGAGACACAGCGGGATACTTATTTTGAAGCGCTCTATACCCGCCATTGCGACAAGGTTTTTCGTAAATGTCTGTCGTTTACGAAGAACAAAGCCAAGGCCGAAGACTTCACACATGATATCTTCTTGCGCATCGTCACAAAACTGAGCAGTTTTCGGGAACAGGCTAAGTTTTCGACCTGGCTATACTCAGTAACATACAATCACTGCATGGATCAGATGCGTAGCCCGCGTCAGCGCGAAGTTTACGCCGAGGATATGTATGAAACGCTGGGTACGTATGCCGACGACAACGATGCGGATCTCGTTGAGATGGAAGCCCAACGACTGAACCGGGCGCTCAATTACCTGACTCCCGATGAGCGTGGTCTTCTGCTCATGAAGTACCAGGAAGACATCAGTATCCGAGACATTGCTGATACGCAGAAAATCACCGAAAGCGCCGTAAAGATGCGCCTCATGCGGGCTAAGGAGAAGTTGCGCCGTCGCTACCTGGAGGCCCTGATCTTCTGGTTACTAATTGCGATCAAAGCGCTGACTGCGTGGAAATAA
- the rpsB gene encoding 30S ribosomal protein S2, translating into MAQVEYKDLLDAGVHFGHLTRKWDPRMAPYIFMEKNGIHIIDLNKTLASLEEAQNAIKGIVRSGRKVMFVATKKQAQEIVSEEARRLKMPYVTDRWLGGMLTNFATIRKSLKKLQTLEKTLKDEALVKNIAKRERLTLTREKEKLERVLGGIVDLTRLPAAMFVVDVKRENIAVLEANRLGIPVFAMCDTNSNPNLVDFPIPANDDAYKSISLITLAVGKAIEEGLMERKQDKDSQAAQEEEDAKRQEDTRAAAAEGADAPAAVAVEEAPEAEAAPLDATPEGNTD; encoded by the coding sequence ATGGCACAAGTTGAATATAAAGACCTACTCGACGCGGGTGTGCACTTTGGCCACCTTACGCGTAAGTGGGACCCCCGGATGGCTCCGTACATCTTCATGGAGAAGAACGGCATCCACATTATTGACCTCAACAAGACCCTCGCGTCGCTGGAAGAAGCACAGAATGCCATCAAAGGCATCGTGCGCTCAGGCCGTAAGGTGATGTTTGTGGCGACGAAGAAGCAGGCGCAGGAAATTGTGTCGGAAGAAGCACGTCGGCTGAAAATGCCCTACGTGACCGACCGTTGGCTGGGTGGTATGCTGACTAACTTCGCCACGATCCGCAAGTCGCTGAAGAAACTGCAAACGCTGGAAAAGACGCTCAAAGACGAAGCCCTCGTTAAGAACATCGCCAAGCGGGAGCGGCTGACGCTGACGCGCGAAAAAGAAAAATTAGAGCGGGTTTTGGGTGGTATTGTTGACCTGACTCGTCTGCCGGCGGCTATGTTCGTCGTTGACGTGAAGCGTGAAAACATTGCTGTTCTGGAAGCTAACCGCTTGGGCATCCCCGTGTTTGCCATGTGCGACACGAACTCAAACCCGAACCTCGTTGATTTCCCCATCCCAGCCAACGACGACGCCTACAAGTCGATCTCGTTGATCACGCTGGCCGTTGGGAAAGCCATCGAAGAGGGTTTGATGGAGCGCAAGCAGGACAAAGACAGCCAGGCTGCACAGGAAGAAGAAGATGCGAAGCGCCAGGAAGACACCCGCGCTGCCGCTGCTGAAGGCGCTGATGCCCCCGCAGCCGTGGCCGTAGAGGAAGCGCCTGAAGCTGAAGCGGCTCCTCTCGACGCAACACCAGAAGGCAACACCGATTAG